The following DNA comes from Deltaproteobacteria bacterium.
AGTACGGCGGAGCCGGCGTCGACTTCCGCTACGACGCCATCATCATCGAGGAGATCGCCTACATGCGAGCCCACGGCATCATGACGACGGTCCACGCGTCGATCTGCCTGCCGTACGTCATCACCTACGGCACGCCGTCGCAGAAGAAGAAGTTCCTGCCGCCCGCCGTGACCGGCGACCTGCTCTTCGGGATCGGCATGACCGAGCCCGGCGCCGGCTCCGACCTCGCGAACATCCAGACGAAGGCGATCCGCCACGGCGACCATTACGTCGTGAACGGCGCCAAGACGTTCATCTCGATCGGCCAGCTCGGCGGCGCCTACGTGACGGCCGTGAAGACCGACCCGAGCGCCAAGCCCGCCCACAAAGGCGTGAGCCTCCTCGTCATCGAGGCCGACACGCCGGGCTTCGTGCGCGGCCGGAAGCTCGAGAAGCTCGGCTTCCCGTCGCAGGACACGAGCGAGCTCTTCTTCGAGGATTGCAAGGTGCCGGTCGAGAACCTGCTCGGGAAGGAAGGGCAGGGCTTCAAGATGATGATGGAGAAGCTCCAGCAGGAGCGCCTCTCGATCTGCATCACCGCGATCGCGTCGTGCCGCCGCGCCCTCGACGACACCATCGCCTACACGCTCCAGCGGAAGGCCTTCGGGCGCCAGATCGCCCATTTCCAGAACACCCAGTTCAAGCTCGCCGAGCTCGCGACGCAGATCCAGATCGGCCAGGCCTTCGTCGACCAGCTGATCGTCGCGCACGTGCGCGGCGACGAGATCGTCTCCGAGGTGAGCATGGGCAAGTGGTGGACGACCGACCTCCAGAAGAAGGTGGTCGGCGAGTGCCTCCAGCTGCACGGCGGGTACGGCTTCATGCACGAGTACCCGATCTCCCAGGACTACGCCGACGCCGCGGTGCAATCGATCTACGCAGGGTCGAACGAGATCATGAAGGTGATCATCGCCAAGCGCATGGGGCTCGGGGGGTAGCGCATGCCTGTTCCGGCCGCGCGGCGTGCGCGCTTGACGGGCCGGCGTCATGCCGCCAAAGTAAGACCTCTCGAAGTATTACCAGGAGGACGTGATGCGCGTCACCACGAAGGGGCAGGTCACCATTCCGATCGAGATCCGTGAACGACTCGGACTCCTGCCCAACAGCGAGGTCGAGTTCGTGGTCGAGGGGGCCGCGGTGCGACTCCGAAAAGCCCGGGGCGCGCGCCGGCGAGGACGCGGACGGAGCATCGTGGAGCGTTTGAAGGGCAAGGCGACCAGTGGTCTGACCACGGCCCAGATCATGGCGCTTACGCGCGGCGAGAAGTAGTGGCGGTCCTCGTCGACAGCAACGTGCTGCTCGACGTCCTCACCGAAGATCCACGCTGGTCTTCGTGGTCCGAGAGCGCGCTGGCCGAGCAAGGGGATCGCGACGTGCTGGCGATCGACCCGATCATCTATGCGGAGGTGTCGATCGGCTTCGTACGGATCGAGGAGGTCGAGGCCGCGCTGCCTCCGTCGACGTTTCACCGGCTGACCCTCCCCTGGGAGGCGGCCTTTCTCGCGGGCAAGTGTTTCGTGCGCTACCGGAAGCGCGGCGGGACCCGGACGTCGCCCTTGCCGGACTTCTACATCGGCGCGCACGCCAGCGTGTCGGGCATGAAGCTGCTCACGCGTGACGCCGCACGCTATCGGACCTACTTCCCCAGGTTGCGGCTGATTGCCCCGTGAATCGCCTGCCCTGCGCCGTGGAGATGGGAGCGGCCCGGTGGTCGGCGGTCGCGGCGCGCTGCGCGCTCGCCGTCGCGATCGGATGCGGCGGCGGCGACGCGCCGACGCCGATCGCGCAGGGCTTCGGCGCGCGCCTTGTCCCCGCGTTCACGGGGCGTCCGGCGGTCGCGCGGCCCGTCGCGGTCGCGCCGGTCGCCCAGCACCCGTTCATGGCGCGGAACGGGTGGAGCAACATGCACGGCGACGGCGCCGCCAGCGACACGCACCCGGAGGGCGGTCCGCTCGGACGGGACCCGGAGATCGTCTCGACGGCGCGCGGCTTCTTCGGCGGCGAGTGCGCGTCGGTGACCTTCGACCGCGCGGGGCGCATCGTCACGGTGTGCACGAGCGCCCGTCGCATGCAGCTCCTCGTGCTCGACCCGGCCACGCTCCGTGAGCTGGCGGCGTACGACATGCCGCCGCGCCCCTCGATGCGGTCGCTCTCGATCCGGACCATCACGACCGATACGTCGGGGGGCGCGTACTTCTATCTCGACGAGCAGGATCGCGTGGTGGTCGGGACGGCCGCGCACCGCATCGAGGTGGTCGCGCACGACGACGCGGGCTTCCGGCTCGAGCGCGCCTACGACCTGGCGGCGACGATCGCGCCGGCAGGGCGCGCGTCCGGCGCCTCGGGCGGCGGCGACGCGATCGTCACGGTTCTCCCGGACTGGAGCGGGCGTTGGTACTGGTTCGTCACCCGCCTCGGCATGGTGGGGACCGTCGAGCGCGAGAGCGGCCGCGTCGCGACCCACCAGCTCGACGGCGAGCGCATCCAGAACTCGTTCGCGGTCGGACCCGAGGGCGCCTTCATCGTGTCCGATCACGCGCTCTACGATTTCGTCGCCGCCCCGGAGACCGGCGCGCCGACGGTCGCCTGGCGCGCGCTCTACGACCGCGGCGCGCGCCGGAAGCTCGGACAGCTCGACCAGGGCTCCGGTACGACCCCGACGCTCCTCGGCGACGAGTGGGTCGCGATCGCCGACAACGCCGAGCCGCGCCTGAACGTGCTGGTGTACCGCCGCGGGCACGCGCCCGAGGTCGACGACCGCAGGCGGCTGATCTGCAAGCAGCCGCTCTTCGCCCCCGGCGCGAGCGCCACCGACAACAGCTTCATCGGCGTCGGCCGCTCGCTCGTGGTCGAGAACAACGCCGGCTACGACATCTTCCCGACCATGATGTTCGGCCGGACCGGCGCGGGCGGGGTCGCGCGGGTCGACGTCGACGAGCAGGGCCTCGGCTGTCACGTCGTCTGGACGAGCCCCGAGATCTCGCAGACGACGGTGCCGAAGCTCTCGCTCGGGAACGGCCTCGTCTATCTCTACACGAAGCTCGCCGACGCGCCCTGGTGGACCGACGCGTACTATCTGACGGCGGTCGACTTCCGGACCGGGGAGACGGTGTACCGCGCGCGCACGGGCGTCGGGCTCGGCTACGACAACCACTGGGCCCCGGTGACGATCGGCCCGAACGGCACGGCGTACGTCGGCACGCTGCGCGGCCTCCTCGCGGTCCGCGACCGCTGACCCGCGCCGTCCGCATCCGGGCGCGCCGCTCCGTCGTGAGCGCTCGCCCGCGTGCGCGCATCGCTCGCCGGGGCGGGGGTGCGCCGATTCGACGCAGGGAATCGCTCGGGTGAGCTTGTCGCTGCGGGGCCCCCGGGGGTAAGAGCGAGCGTCGTCGCAACGTTGTGAGATCACCCGAGGCGCGCGGCGCGCGCGGAGGAGGCTCCCGACATGACTTGTGGCTCGTCTCGGCGCCCGTGGCTGCTCGCCGTCGCACTGCTCGTGATCACGCGCCCGGCACACGCCGATGGCGACGACCCGCGCGATCTCGTGAAGCGCGTCCTCGACGCGGTGCCGAAGGTCGCGCTCACCGCCCAGGCGACGCTTACGTC
Coding sequences within:
- a CDS encoding acyl-CoA dehydrogenase family protein, whose amino-acid sequence is MKRDVYTEEHELFREQFRKFAAKEIEPKIERWNRDGITDRETWKRMGEAGFLAPCVPEEYGGAGVDFRYDAIIIEEIAYMRAHGIMTTVHASICLPYVITYGTPSQKKKFLPPAVTGDLLFGIGMTEPGAGSDLANIQTKAIRHGDHYVVNGAKTFISIGQLGGAYVTAVKTDPSAKPAHKGVSLLVIEADTPGFVRGRKLEKLGFPSQDTSELFFEDCKVPVENLLGKEGQGFKMMMEKLQQERLSICITAIASCRRALDDTIAYTLQRKAFGRQIAHFQNTQFKLAELATQIQIGQAFVDQLIVAHVRGDEIVSEVSMGKWWTTDLQKKVVGECLQLHGGYGFMHEYPISQDYADAAVQSIYAGSNEIMKVIIAKRMGLGG
- a CDS encoding AbrB/MazE/SpoVT family DNA-binding domain-containing protein; amino-acid sequence: MRVTTKGQVTIPIEIRERLGLLPNSEVEFVVEGAAVRLRKARGARRRGRGRSIVERLKGKATSGLTTAQIMALTRGEK
- a CDS encoding type II toxin-antitoxin system VapC family toxin — protein: MAVLVDSNVLLDVLTEDPRWSSWSESALAEQGDRDVLAIDPIIYAEVSIGFVRIEEVEAALPPSTFHRLTLPWEAAFLAGKCFVRYRKRGGTRTSPLPDFYIGAHASVSGMKLLTRDAARYRTYFPRLRLIAP